Below is a window of Moorella thermoacetica DNA.
TGGTCCGGGGACAGGTGGCGGTATGGAGACGGCCGGGAGCGGTTTCAACCAGGATTTCAGTGATCTTGGCACCGAGGTGGAAATAGGAGAAGACGATCTCCCCTTTTAGGAGCATTTTCGGAAGAGCCCCTCATGGAGGCTGGCGCCTAGGCGCCTCCGCCATAAACAAGGAAATCCAGGCTAAAGCAAGGGGCTGGAGGGTACAGACGGAGGGCGAATTGGTTCGAGGCAAGGAAAGCCAACCAATAAAGGCCTGATTTGGGAGAACCCTATTTTCGGAGAAGCCTTCCGGGGCGGTCCGGTTACCGCCGCCGGTGAAAAGGTGAAAAAGGAGTGCAAAAGGTTTGCGACGTGATAAGAAACGTTCCCGGAAGCGGGTGTGCAGCTTCTGTGTCGATAAAATAGAACAGGTCGATTACAAAGATGTCAACCGCCTCCGCCGGTATATCAGCGAAAGGGGTAAGATTTTACCCCGCCGTATCTCCGGCAACTGTGCCCACCACCAGCGTCAGCTGACGAGGGCCATTAAACGTGCCCGGGCCCTGGCCCTGTTGCCGTATACGGCCGAATAATTAAAAGGATTTAAGGAGGGAGGATAATAACTCCCTCTTTTCACTATTCTTGAGCTGAAACGGAGGTACGATGGGTGGGAGATTTATGGCAGAAGGCAGGGTAACGGCTCTGGCGGAGGGGGCTTTAATGGCCGCCCTGACGGTTGTTCTGGTCTTGACCGGCTACTTTATCCCGCCGCTACAGCTATTGACCAATATCATCTGGACAGTGCCCATTGTCGTCCTCATTGTCCGCCAGAACCTGCGCCTGGGGGTAATGGCCACCTTTATTGCCGGGGTGGTAATCGCCCTCTTTACCGGGCCCCTGAACGCCACCCTCCTCTTCGTCCAGTTTGCCGCCCTGGGGCTGGTCTACGGCTACCTGTTTAAAATCAAGGCCGGGGCCGGGCGCACGATCGTCATCGGAGCCCTGGTTGCCCTTTTATCCCTGCTTCTGACCCTGGCCCTGACCTTCAAACTGACGGGCCTGCCGGTGGGAGGCCTGATCCAGGAGTTCGAGGGTACGGTCAATTATGCCATGGAATTCTACCGCCGGGCGGGGATCCTGGATCACCTGGCCGGCCAGGGGTTGACCCCGGATCAGATTCAGGCCAGCCTCCAGGGCATGATCAACCTGTTAAAGCTCTTATTACCGGGTATTCTCATGACGGCCTCCCTGCTGGCGGCCTTTGCCAACTACCTGGTAGCTGAAAAAGTCCTGCAGCGTCTGGGCCTGAAAGCAGCGGGGCTTCCTCCCTTTCGCTACTGGCAGTTGCCCTGGTACGCCGTATGGGGGGTCATTGCAGGCCTGGCCCTGTGGCAACTGGGCGATTACTATCACCTGGCCCTGGCCAGCAGGGTGGGGGTAAACATTCTTTATGTTTATCTGCCCTTGCTGGCAGGTAATGGCCTGGCGGCAGTAACCTTTATCTTCTATCACCTGCGCCTGGCCCCCTTTTTCAAGGCGGTCCTGGTCCTTGTCGCCTTGATGTACTTTCCCGTGGCCCTGGTCTCCCTGGTAACCCTGGGGCTATTTGAACCCTTTTTCGGTTTCCGACGGCACCTCAGGCCGCCGGCAGATAAAGGAGAGTGAGACCCATGAAGGTTATTTTGACCGCCGACGTCGCGAAACTTGGCAACCGGGGTACCCTGGTGGAGGTTTCCGAGGGTTACGCCCGTAATTACCTCCTCCCCCGGGGTCTGGCCGTGGAAGCCACTGCCGGGCGCCTTAAAGAATTAGATCTGGAAAAGAAACGCCGGGAGAAGAAGGAAAACCAGGAATTGGAGAACGCCCGGCGCCAGGCTGCCCGCCTGGACGGCGCTGTAGTAAAGATTACCACGCGGGCTGGAGAGACGGGCAAGCTTTTTGGTTCGGTTACCAATAAAGAAATAGCCGAGGCAATTAAAAACACTTTTCAGATCTCCCTTGACCGGCGTAAAATAGATCTCAAAGAACCCATTAAAGCCCTGGGGAGTTATGAAGTCACCTTGAAGCTCCATCCAACTGTCCAGGCGCACCTGCGGGTCCAGGTGGTGGCGGAGGGGAGTTAAAGATATGAATAAAAATGCCGGAGCAGCAATCAACATTAATGACGTGGATTTGCTTCCCATTCTGGCCAATGATTTCAATTTAATGAGTCGCCAGGTGGGAGCCCTTTTTAACGTTCTCTGCGATATCTATGGGACCGACAAGGTGGTTTTAAAGGCCAGCAAGCTGGAGGCCCTGGACCTGATGCGCTCGGAAGCTCTGCCAGAGCGAGTCCTTGCCCTGCAGAAGCTGGTCTACGAGGACCCAACCATCACCGATGTCCCGTCCGAAAGCGATATCCCGGCCATCCTGGTGGCCATCCAGGAGGAAATAGCCGAGTTTATTGCCCGGCGGACGGTAGAGGATAAACTGGAACAGCGCATCGCGGAAAAAATGCAGGAGCGCCACGAGGAGTATGTCCAGGAGATCCGGCGCCAGGTTTTAAAGGAAGGTAGCGGTCCGGAAAACGCCCAGACCCTTAAAAAACTGGCTATTCTGGAAAAGCTGTCCCATACCAGCCTCTCGCGGACAATCATGGAGGCCCTGCGCCCCCGGCGGCTGGAGGAAATTGTCGGCCAGGAGCAGGCCGTCCAGTCCATCCTGGCCAAGCTGGCCTCCCCCTACCCCCAGCATATGATTATCTACGGTCCCCCCGGGGTGGGGAAAACCACAGCCGCCCGACTGGCCCTGGAAGAGGCCAGGAAAATCAGCAGCTCACCCTTTAAAGCCAGCGCACCCTTCGTTGAGGTTGATGGGACCACCCTGCGCTGGGATCCCCGGGAGGTAACCAATCCCCTCCTGGGTTCGGTTCACGATCCCATCTACCAGGGGGCGAGACGGGATCTGGCGGAGAACGGCGTTCCCGAACCCAAGCTTGGCCTGGTAACTGAAGCCCATGGCGGGGTATTATTTATCGATGAGATCGGCGAGATGGACCCCCTTCTTCTCAACAAGCTCCTCAAGGTGTTGGAGGATAAGCGGGTAGAGTTTGATTCCTCCTATTACGACCCCAACGACGAGAGCGTACCCCAGTATATCAAGAAGCTCTTTACCGAGGGAGCACCGGCGGACTTTATCCTCATCGGTGCCACCACCCGGGAACCGGAGGAGATAAACCCGGCCTTGCGTTCCCGTTGCGCCGAGGTATTCTTTGAGCCCCTGACCCCGGCCGACGTAGAGACCATTGTCCGGGAAGGGGCGGGACGGCTGGGGGTAAAACTGGAACCGGCCGTACCGGGTCTAATCGCCGAGTACACCATTGAAGGCCGCAAGGCCATTAACATCCTGGCCGAAGCCTACGGCTTGAGCCTTTACCAGCAACAGCGGAAAAAGGGTCGCCGCCGGCGGCTGATCACCGTGGCCAACGTCATGCAGGTCATCCAGAATGCCCGCCTGACCCCTTACGTCACCGTGCGGGCCAAGGACACGCCGGAGGTGGGCCGGGTGCTGGGCTTGGCCGTAGCCGGCTTTGTCGGCTCGGTGCTGGAGGTCGAGGCCATGGCCTTTCCGGCCCGGGAAGCGGGCAAGGGCAGTATCCGTTTCAACGAGACCGCGGGCAGCATGGCCCGGGATTCCGTTTTTAATGCCGCTGTCGTCTATCGCCTCCTGACTGGGGACGACCTGGCCAATTACGATGTCCACGTTAATGTCGTCGGCGGGGGCAATATTGACGGCCCCTCGGCCGGCCTGGCCATTATCGCCGCCATCATCAGCGCCATCCAGGAGCGGCCCGTACGCCAGGATGTAGCCGTTACCGGCGAGATATCTATCAGGGGCAAGGTTAAGCCGGTGGGGGGCGTCATGGAGAAGATATATGGCGCCAAACAGGCGGGAATGAAACTCGTTATACTCCCGGCGGAAAATGCGGCGGAGGTACCGGACAGCCTGCAGGGGATCGCCATCCAGCCGGTAGCCACCGTGGAGGAGGCCCTGGATTATCTGCTAATGGGTCCTGGTGAGGGCCGGGGCCGCCGGCGTAACCGGACGGGAGCCTAAAGGGTTATGGCCGCAGAAATAGAGAGGGTACCGCCCCAGAGTATAGAGGCCGAGCAATCGGTTCTGGGGGCTATCATGCTGGACCGGGAAGCCCTCTACGCTGTCCTGGAAACCCTGAAGGTAGACGATTTTTACCGGGAAGCCCACCGCATGATCTATCGGGCCATCCTGGACCTGAATGAGCGGGGCGAGGCCGTCGACCTGCTGACGGTGACGGAAGAACTCCGTCGCCGGGGTGAACTGGAGGCAGCCGGCGGTGTCGCCTACCTCACTTCCCTGACCGGGGATGTCCCCAGCGTCGCCAATGCCGGATATTATGCCCGCCTGGTGGCTGAGAAGGCTGCCCTGCGCTCCCTCGTCCAGGCAGCTTCCCAGATCACCGAGATGGCCTTCAGCGAGAGCGGCAGCGTCGACCAGATTCTCGACGAGGCCGAACGTCTGATCTTTGAAGTAGCCGGGGGGCGGCACCGGAGCGGTTTCGTTCCCATTAAAAACGTCCTTCTCCAGACCTTCGAACAGCTGGAGCGCCTGAGCACCCACAAGGGCGAGGTCACCGGAGTGCCAACCTTTCACGATCTGGACCGTCTCCTTTCCGGTCTCCAGCCCTCCGACCTGATTATCTGCGCCGCCCGGCCGGGGATGGGCAAGACCTCCTTTTGCCTGAACATTGCCCAGCAGGTGGCTGTCAAGGAAAAACTACCGGTAGCCATTTTCAGCCTGGAGATGTCCCGGGAGCAGCTGGTACAGCGGATGCTGGCCGCCGAAGCCATGGTCGAACAGCAACGCCTGCGGACTGGCTATTTGACGGAAGACGACTGGGCCCGGCTTGTCAACGCCGCCGGCATTCTGGGTGAAGCGCCCATTTATATTGACGATACGCCGGCCATTTCCGCCCTGGAGGTTCGGGCCAAGGCGCGACGACTGCAGTCGGAGACCGGTCTGGGCCTGGTGGTAGTCGACTACCTGCAGCTGATGCAGGCCCATCGCCGGGTGGACAGTCGCCAGCAGGAGATCGCCCTCATCTCCCGGGCCATGAAGGCCCTGGCCCGGGAATTGAACGTCCCGGTCATGGTCCTCTCCCAGTTGAACCGGGGTGTCGAGCAGCGCCAGGATAAACGCCCGGTCATGGCCGACCTCCTGGAAAGCGGCGCCATCGAGGCCGACGCCGATGTCATTATCTTCCTTTACCGGCCCCAATACTACGATCCCGACACCGATAAAAAGGGCATCGCCGAAGTCATCGTGGCCAAGCACCGCAACGGTCCCGTGGGAACGGTGGAAATGGCCTTTCTACCCGAGTATACCAAGTTTGTCGACCTGGCCCCCGAACCGGCCGGGTAAAGGCCAGGACCATGAATAGGACAGTCAACCTTATATGCCAAGATTATCTCCCTGCCTTTCATCCCCGCCCTTA
It encodes the following:
- a CDS encoding YybS family protein — protein: MAEGRVTALAEGALMAALTVVLVLTGYFIPPLQLLTNIIWTVPIVVLIVRQNLRLGVMATFIAGVVIALFTGPLNATLLFVQFAALGLVYGYLFKIKAGAGRTIVIGALVALLSLLLTLALTFKLTGLPVGGLIQEFEGTVNYAMEFYRRAGILDHLAGQGLTPDQIQASLQGMINLLKLLLPGILMTASLLAAFANYLVAEKVLQRLGLKAAGLPPFRYWQLPWYAVWGVIAGLALWQLGDYYHLALASRVGVNILYVYLPLLAGNGLAAVTFIFYHLRLAPFFKAVLVLVALMYFPVALVSLVTLGLFEPFFGFRRHLRPPADKGE
- the rplI gene encoding 50S ribosomal protein L9; protein product: MKVILTADVAKLGNRGTLVEVSEGYARNYLLPRGLAVEATAGRLKELDLEKKRREKKENQELENARRQAARLDGAVVKITTRAGETGKLFGSVTNKEIAEAIKNTFQISLDRRKIDLKEPIKALGSYEVTLKLHPTVQAHLRVQVVAEGS
- the lonC gene encoding Lon family ATP-dependent protease; the protein is MSRQVGALFNVLCDIYGTDKVVLKASKLEALDLMRSEALPERVLALQKLVYEDPTITDVPSESDIPAILVAIQEEIAEFIARRTVEDKLEQRIAEKMQERHEEYVQEIRRQVLKEGSGPENAQTLKKLAILEKLSHTSLSRTIMEALRPRRLEEIVGQEQAVQSILAKLASPYPQHMIIYGPPGVGKTTAARLALEEARKISSSPFKASAPFVEVDGTTLRWDPREVTNPLLGSVHDPIYQGARRDLAENGVPEPKLGLVTEAHGGVLFIDEIGEMDPLLLNKLLKVLEDKRVEFDSSYYDPNDESVPQYIKKLFTEGAPADFILIGATTREPEEINPALRSRCAEVFFEPLTPADVETIVREGAGRLGVKLEPAVPGLIAEYTIEGRKAINILAEAYGLSLYQQQRKKGRRRRLITVANVMQVIQNARLTPYVTVRAKDTPEVGRVLGLAVAGFVGSVLEVEAMAFPAREAGKGSIRFNETAGSMARDSVFNAAVVYRLLTGDDLANYDVHVNVVGGGNIDGPSAGLAIIAAIISAIQERPVRQDVAVTGEISIRGKVKPVGGVMEKIYGAKQAGMKLVILPAENAAEVPDSLQGIAIQPVATVEEALDYLLMGPGEGRGRRRNRTGA
- the dnaB gene encoding replicative DNA helicase, whose amino-acid sequence is MAAEIERVPPQSIEAEQSVLGAIMLDREALYAVLETLKVDDFYREAHRMIYRAILDLNERGEAVDLLTVTEELRRRGELEAAGGVAYLTSLTGDVPSVANAGYYARLVAEKAALRSLVQAASQITEMAFSESGSVDQILDEAERLIFEVAGGRHRSGFVPIKNVLLQTFEQLERLSTHKGEVTGVPTFHDLDRLLSGLQPSDLIICAARPGMGKTSFCLNIAQQVAVKEKLPVAIFSLEMSREQLVQRMLAAEAMVEQQRLRTGYLTEDDWARLVNAAGILGEAPIYIDDTPAISALEVRAKARRLQSETGLGLVVVDYLQLMQAHRRVDSRQQEIALISRAMKALARELNVPVMVLSQLNRGVEQRQDKRPVMADLLESGAIEADADVIIFLYRPQYYDPDTDKKGIAEVIVAKHRNGPVGTVEMAFLPEYTKFVDLAPEPAG
- the rpsR gene encoding 30S ribosomal protein S18; the encoded protein is MRRDKKRSRKRVCSFCVDKIEQVDYKDVNRLRRYISERGKILPRRISGNCAHHQRQLTRAIKRARALALLPYTAE